From the Chelonoidis abingdonii isolate Lonesome George chromosome 12, CheloAbing_2.0, whole genome shotgun sequence genome, one window contains:
- the ATF6B gene encoding cyclic AMP-dependent transcription factor ATF-6 beta isoform X2: MAAVAPELLVLRDSARFLADNLLSSEDWDAALYSCLDDGEEPAALFPCLEPSVLFDNGFDLGMDTSPPEPPWDQMPTSLFPDLQVKSEPMSPASSHSSDSSILSMTPDPPRQAASPDDVMGVKAEHPPTPPCMFGDVLAPPVGTVQISLLPAPETQTVPGKPVTPIKAESILSRKPPIQPKPVVVATVPVQPTATPSPTILLQTVPGAQPQPLKPAITVPAPSVVISQSDLLHLPLSGLLKVQPPGKEGPPARLPPSAPKPEAKTIVPAPSQLGPCNPEIDVKVLKRQQRMIKNRESACQSRRKKKEYLQGLECRLREALAENERLRRENALLRRRLDCVLGESRELKFSPGNRKVVCVMVVLLFIAFNFGPVSISEQKAVETVLPSQGAGAGQSRRHLLGVVEQPPKEEPGELREELAPASVSKTRFRNITAALSGMKDLMLRDLDKLFLASDCRHFNRTESLRLADELSGWVRRHQINRRKPLQARKPRANQESPQREAPSPSRYVPASPPEHPERDSLSELQVYQRPDRTEHHFMDAIDRREDTFYVVSFRRDHLLLPAISHNKTTRPKMSLVMPAMALNESLYNASRGFEVMMQIDCEVMDTRVIHIKSSTVPPSLRRPPAPDNRTQAPLVPPRPGRGPLRSARRPRTFYLGEQGEG; encoded by the exons ATGGCGGCCGTGGCCCCGGAGCTGCTGGTGCTCCGCGACTCGGCCCGGTTCCTGGCCGACAACCTGCTGAGCAGCGAGGACTGGG ATGCTGCTCTCTACAGCTGCCTGGATGATGGGGAGGAGCCCGCcgccctcttcccctgcctggagcccagtGTGTTG tTTGACAACGGTTTCGACCTGGGCATGGACACCAGCCCCCCAGAGCCGCCGTGGGACCAGATGCCAACCAGCCTCTTCCCGG ACCTCCAGGTGAAGTCCGAGCCCATGTCCCCCGCTTCCTCCCACAGCTCAGACTCCTCCATCCTCTCCATGACCCCCGACCCCCCGAGACAG GCTGCAAGCCCGGACGACGTGATGGGAGTGAAAGCTGAGCACCCCCCGACCCCACCCTGCATGTTTGGAGACGTCCTGGCCCCCCCAGTTGGCACTGTCCAGATCAGCCTTCTGCCAGCGCCAGAGACACAGACCGTGCCAG GGAAGCCGGTGACTCCCATCAAGGCTGAGTCGATCCTGAGCCGGAAGCCGCCCATCCAGCCAAAGCCGGTGGTGGTGGCCACTGTCCCGGTGCAGCCCACggccacccccagccccaccatcCTCCTGCAGACGGTGCCgggagcccagccccagcccctcaagCCGGCCATCACAG TCCCAGCACCGTCTGTCGTCATCTCCCAGAGTGACCTCCTGCACCTCCCGCTCTCGGGGCTCCTCAAGGTCCAGCCCCCGGGGAAGGAGGGCCCCCCGGCCAGGCTCCCCCCCAGCGCCCCCAAACCCGAGGCCAAAACCATCGTCCCAGCCCCAAGCCAGCTCGGACCCTGCAACCCGGAGATTGAC gtgaAGGTGCTGAAGCGGCAGCAGCGGATGATCAAGAACCGGGAGTCGGCCTGCCAGTCGCGCCGGAAGAAGAAGGAGTACCTGCAGGGGCTGGAGTGCCGCCTGCGGGAGGCGCTGGCCGAGAACGAGCGGCTCCGGCGGGAGAACGCCCTGCTGCGGCGCCGGCTGGACTGCGTCCTGGGCGAG agcagggagctgaagtTCAGCCCTGGGAACCGGAAGGTCGTTTGCGTCATGGTCGTGCTGCTCTTCATCGCCTTCAACTTCGGGCCCGTCAG CATCAGCGAGCAGAAGGCTGTGGAGACGGTGCTGCCCAGCCAGGGGGCGGGGGCCGGGCAGAGCCGTCGGCACCTGCTGGGTGTGGTGGAACAGCCGCCGAAAGAGGAGCCAggggagctgagggaggagctggccCCTGCCAGCGTGAGCAAGACCAGGTTCAG GAACATCACGGCCGCCCTCTCCGGCATGAAGGACCTGATGCTGCGGGACCTGGACAAGCTGTTCCTGGCGTCCGACTGCCGCCACTTCAACCGCACCGAGTCGCTGCG GCTGGCGGACGAGCTCAGCGGCTGGGTGCGTCGGCACCAGATCAACCGCAGGAAGCCCCTGCAGGCCCGCAAGCCACGGGCCAATCAG GAGTCGCCGCAGAGGGAGGCACCCAGCCCGTCGCGATAtgtcccagccagcccccccgAACACCCAGAGAG AGACTCGTTGAGCGAGCTACAGGTCTACCAGCGCCCCGACCGCACGGAGCACCACTTCATGGACGCCATCGACCGGCGGGAGGACACCTTCTACGTGGTGTCCTTCCGGAGG GATCACCTCCTGCTCCCGGCCATCAGCCACAACAAAACCACCCGGCCCAAGATGTCGCTGGTGATGCCGGCCATGGCGCTGAATG AGAGCCTGTACAATGCGTCGAGGGGCTTCGAGGTGATGATGCAGATCGACTGCGAGGTGATGGATACACGTGTGATCCACATCAAGAGCTCCACGGTGCCGCCCTCCCTGCGCCGCCCCCCAGCGCCCGACAACCGCACCCAGGCACCCTTGGTTCCGCCCCGCCCAGGCCGGGGCCCCCTGCGCTCCGCCCGGCGCCCCCGCACCTTCTACCTCGGGGAGCAGGGCGAGGGCTAG
- the FKBPL gene encoding FK506-binding protein-like, with protein sequence MEAAALANGKAEGGRAASGMSGASRGAEPRGAGPEEDQRENLEVPNQPADAWVAPDGTFAKLILQSGAGLDKPTLGALCQVFLEAPPGVPLGYPTDRWAQLELGEGDAAWDGLVDACLETMVPGERAELWVPGGAVLGLHLASFAPAPETWQLDPAEKWALALRHKERGSERFRDGEVGAAARRYARALQLAQWGGAGLWPGALQLAVAARPAPQLPSHTPPGAACMPTCRPAGCARPQPPTPPATAQGAGTAAPNTPSPLPRGLGPAPP encoded by the coding sequence ATGGAGGCAGCGGCACTGGCCAATGGGAAGGCAGAGGGCGGCAGAGCGGCCAGTGGGATGAGTGGTGCCAGCAGAGGCGCTGAGCCCCGGGGCGCGGGGCCAGAAGAGGACCAGAGAGAGAACCTGGAGGTGCCCAATCAGCCGGCAGACGCCTGGGTGGCTCCGGATGGCACCTTCGCTAAGCTGATCCTGCAGTCGGGCGCAGGCCTGGACAAGCCGACGCTGGGCGCCCTGTGCCAGGTCTTCCTGGAGGCGCCGCCAGGGGTGCCCCTGGGGTACCCCACCGACCGCTGGGCCCAGCTGGAGCTCGGGGAGGGGGATGCCGCCTGGGACGGCCTGGTGGACGCCTGCTTGGAGACCATGGTGCCAGGGGAGCGGGCTGAGCTGTGGGTCCCGGGCGGGGCTGTCCTGGGGCTGCACCTGGCCTCCTTCGCCCCAGCCCCGGAGACCTGGCAGCTGGACCCGGCAGAGAAGTGGGCGCTGGCCCTGAGGCACAAGGAACGCGGCTCGGAGCGCTTCCGGGACGGCGAGGTGGGGGCGGCTGCCCGGCGCTATGCCCGggccctgcagctggcccagtGGGGCGGTGCCGGCCTATGGCCCGGAGCCCTGCAGCTGGCCGTAGCCGCCCGCCCGGCCCCCCAGCTCCCGAGCCACACGCCGCCTGGGGCCGCTTGCATGCCAACCTGCCGGCCTGCCGGCTGCGCTCGCCCCCAGCCGCCCACGCCACCCGCAACTGCCCAAGGCGCTGGCACTGCGGCCCCCAACACGCCAAGCCCGCTACCGCGCGGCCTTGGGCCCGCGCCGCCATGA
- the ATF6B gene encoding cyclic AMP-dependent transcription factor ATF-6 beta isoform X1: MAAVAPELLVLRDSARFLADNLLSSEDWDAALYSCLDDGEEPAALFPCLEPSVLFDNGFDLGMDTSPPEPPWDQMPTSLFPDLQVKSEPMSPASSHSSDSSILSMTPDPPRQAASPDDVMGVKAEHPPTPPCMFGDVLAPPVGTVQISLLPAPETQTVPGKPVTPIKAESILSRKPPIQPKPVVVATVPVQPTATPSPTILLQTVPGAQPQPLKPAITVPAPSVVISQSDLLHLPLSGLLKVQPPGKEGPPARLPPSAPKPEAKTIVPAPSQLGPCNPEIDVKVLKRQQRMIKNRESACQSRRKKKEYLQGLECRLREALAENERLRRENALLRRRLDCVLGESRELKFSPGNRKVVCVMVVLLFIAFNFGPVSISEQKAVETVLPSQGAGAGQSRRHLLGVVEQPPKEEPGELREELAPASVSKTRFRNITAALSGMKDLMLRDLDKLFLASDCRHFNRTESLRLADELSGWVRRHQINRRKPLQARKPRANQSQESPQREAPSPSRYVPASPPEHPERDSLSELQVYQRPDRTEHHFMDAIDRREDTFYVVSFRRDHLLLPAISHNKTTRPKMSLVMPAMALNESLYNASRGFEVMMQIDCEVMDTRVIHIKSSTVPPSLRRPPAPDNRTQAPLVPPRPGRGPLRSARRPRTFYLGEQGEG; the protein is encoded by the exons ATGGCGGCCGTGGCCCCGGAGCTGCTGGTGCTCCGCGACTCGGCCCGGTTCCTGGCCGACAACCTGCTGAGCAGCGAGGACTGGG ATGCTGCTCTCTACAGCTGCCTGGATGATGGGGAGGAGCCCGCcgccctcttcccctgcctggagcccagtGTGTTG tTTGACAACGGTTTCGACCTGGGCATGGACACCAGCCCCCCAGAGCCGCCGTGGGACCAGATGCCAACCAGCCTCTTCCCGG ACCTCCAGGTGAAGTCCGAGCCCATGTCCCCCGCTTCCTCCCACAGCTCAGACTCCTCCATCCTCTCCATGACCCCCGACCCCCCGAGACAG GCTGCAAGCCCGGACGACGTGATGGGAGTGAAAGCTGAGCACCCCCCGACCCCACCCTGCATGTTTGGAGACGTCCTGGCCCCCCCAGTTGGCACTGTCCAGATCAGCCTTCTGCCAGCGCCAGAGACACAGACCGTGCCAG GGAAGCCGGTGACTCCCATCAAGGCTGAGTCGATCCTGAGCCGGAAGCCGCCCATCCAGCCAAAGCCGGTGGTGGTGGCCACTGTCCCGGTGCAGCCCACggccacccccagccccaccatcCTCCTGCAGACGGTGCCgggagcccagccccagcccctcaagCCGGCCATCACAG TCCCAGCACCGTCTGTCGTCATCTCCCAGAGTGACCTCCTGCACCTCCCGCTCTCGGGGCTCCTCAAGGTCCAGCCCCCGGGGAAGGAGGGCCCCCCGGCCAGGCTCCCCCCCAGCGCCCCCAAACCCGAGGCCAAAACCATCGTCCCAGCCCCAAGCCAGCTCGGACCCTGCAACCCGGAGATTGAC gtgaAGGTGCTGAAGCGGCAGCAGCGGATGATCAAGAACCGGGAGTCGGCCTGCCAGTCGCGCCGGAAGAAGAAGGAGTACCTGCAGGGGCTGGAGTGCCGCCTGCGGGAGGCGCTGGCCGAGAACGAGCGGCTCCGGCGGGAGAACGCCCTGCTGCGGCGCCGGCTGGACTGCGTCCTGGGCGAG agcagggagctgaagtTCAGCCCTGGGAACCGGAAGGTCGTTTGCGTCATGGTCGTGCTGCTCTTCATCGCCTTCAACTTCGGGCCCGTCAG CATCAGCGAGCAGAAGGCTGTGGAGACGGTGCTGCCCAGCCAGGGGGCGGGGGCCGGGCAGAGCCGTCGGCACCTGCTGGGTGTGGTGGAACAGCCGCCGAAAGAGGAGCCAggggagctgagggaggagctggccCCTGCCAGCGTGAGCAAGACCAGGTTCAG GAACATCACGGCCGCCCTCTCCGGCATGAAGGACCTGATGCTGCGGGACCTGGACAAGCTGTTCCTGGCGTCCGACTGCCGCCACTTCAACCGCACCGAGTCGCTGCG GCTGGCGGACGAGCTCAGCGGCTGGGTGCGTCGGCACCAGATCAACCGCAGGAAGCCCCTGCAGGCCCGCAAGCCACGGGCCAATCAG TCACAGGAGTCGCCGCAGAGGGAGGCACCCAGCCCGTCGCGATAtgtcccagccagcccccccgAACACCCAGAGAG AGACTCGTTGAGCGAGCTACAGGTCTACCAGCGCCCCGACCGCACGGAGCACCACTTCATGGACGCCATCGACCGGCGGGAGGACACCTTCTACGTGGTGTCCTTCCGGAGG GATCACCTCCTGCTCCCGGCCATCAGCCACAACAAAACCACCCGGCCCAAGATGTCGCTGGTGATGCCGGCCATGGCGCTGAATG AGAGCCTGTACAATGCGTCGAGGGGCTTCGAGGTGATGATGCAGATCGACTGCGAGGTGATGGATACACGTGTGATCCACATCAAGAGCTCCACGGTGCCGCCCTCCCTGCGCCGCCCCCCAGCGCCCGACAACCGCACCCAGGCACCCTTGGTTCCGCCCCGCCCAGGCCGGGGCCCCCTGCGCTCCGCCCGGCGCCCCCGCACCTTCTACCTCGGGGAGCAGGGCGAGGGCTAG